The following proteins are encoded in a genomic region of Vigna radiata var. radiata cultivar VC1973A unplaced genomic scaffold, Vradiata_ver6 scaffold_51, whole genome shotgun sequence:
- the LOC106780700 gene encoding uncharacterized protein LOC106780700 isoform X2: protein MENKDAKDPFKGVDWKAVGGEMQKNPSVQPSLKKRLPNRVRQIPEYYFLPRWPLPKAILFCSACIAAGVAAGMVGEAWIEKKVKEDGGVIWEFDK, encoded by the exons ATGGAAAATAAAGATGCAAAAGATCCATTCAAAGGGGTGGATTGGAAAGCTGTTGGCGGTGAAATGCAGAAAAATCCGAGTGTTCAACCATCCTTGAAGAAACGATTACCCAACAGAGTAAGGCAAATTCCTGAGTACTATTTCCTTCCTCGATGGCCGCTTCCCAAAGCCATTTTATTTTGCAGTGCATGCATTGCTGCTGGTGTGGCTGCTGGAATGGTTGGTGAGGCCTGGattgaaaagaaagttaaaG AAGATGGCGGAGTTATATGGGaatttgataaataa